The DNA sequence CACCGACACCGACAAGATCGAGGCCCAGTTCCCCTACCAGGTGGGCGACGAGGTCTGGAACAACGTGCTCGAGGCGAAGGCGGCCAACCGGATCACCGGCCCCGCCGACACCGAGGTGTCGCAGGACAACGTCTTCCTCACCCTGCTGGTCAACCTGCTGCCCATCGCGGTGCTGGTCATCCTGCTCCTGCTGTTCATGTCGCAGATGCAGGGCGGCGGCTCCCGGGTGCTCAACTTCGGCAAGTCCAAGGCGAAGATGATCACCAAGGACACGCCGAAGACGACCTTCGCCGACGTGGCGGGCTCCGAGGAGGCCGTCGAGGAACTCCACGAGATCAAGGATTTCCTCCAGAACCCGGCGAAGTACCAGGCACTCGGCGCCAAGATCCCGAAGGGCGTCCTGCTCTTCGGCCCGCCCGGTACGGGTAAGACCCTGCTCGCCCGCGCCGTCGCCGGCGAGGCCGGTGTGCCGTTCTACTCGATCTCCGGCTCCGACTTCGTCGAGATGTTCGTCGGTGTCGGCGCCAGCCGGGTCCGCGACCTCTTCGAGCAGGCCAAGGCCAACGCGCCGGCGATCGTGTTCGTCGACGAGATCGACGCCGTCGGCCGGCACCGGGGTGCCGGTATGGGCGGCGGCCACGACGAGCGCGAGCAGACCCTCAACCAGCTCCTCGTCGAGATGGACGGCTTCGACACCAAGGGCGGCGTCATCCTGATCGCCGCCACCAACCGCCCCGACATCCTCGACCCCGCCCTGCTGCGGCCGGGCCGCTTCGACCGGCAGATCCCGGTCGACACCCCGGACATGGAGGGCCGCAAGGCCATCCTGCGGGTGCACGCCAAGGGCAAGCCGTTCACGCCCGACGTCGACCTCGACGCGGTCGCCCGGCGCACCCCCGGCTTCAGCGGCGCCGACCTGGCCAACGTGATCAACGAGGCGGCCCTGCTGACCGCCCGGCAGGACAAGCGGGCGATCTCGAACGAGTCGCTGGAGGAGTCGATCGACCGGGTGGTCGCCGGTCCGCAGCGGCGTACCCGGGTGATGGGCGACAACGAAAAGAAGATCACCGCTTACCACGAGGGTGGCCACGCACTGGTCGCCTGGGCGCTGCCGCACGCCGCACCCGTACACAAGGTGACGATCTTGTCCCGGGGCCGGTCGCTCGGCCACACCCTGGTGCTGCCCACCGAGGACAAGTACACGCAGACCAGGGCCGAAATGATCGACACCCTGGCGTACGCGCTCGGCGGCCGGGCGGCCGAGGAACTGGTCTTCCACGAGCCCACCACCGGTGCCGGCAACGACATCGAGAAGGCCACCGCGCTCGCCCGCGCCATGATCACCCAGTACGGCATGAGCTCCAAGCTCGGCGCCATCAAGTACGGCACCAGTGGCGACGAGCCGTTCCTCGGCCGCAACATGGGCCACGAGCGGGACTACTCCGACGCGGTCGCCGCCGAGATCGACGGCGAGATGCGGGCGCTGATCGAGCTCGCCCACGACGAGGCCTGGGAGATCCTGGTCGAATACCGGGACGTGCTCGACAACATCGTTCTGGAGCTGATGGAGAAGGAGACCATCTCCCAGACCGACATGGCCCGGATCTGCGCCCGGGTGGTCAAGCGGCCGCCGATGGCGCCGTACAACAACTTCGGCAAG is a window from the Polymorphospora rubra genome containing:
- the ftsH gene encoding ATP-dependent zinc metalloprotease FtsH, with translation MERTRFFRRPVVWIILVIIGAIALSSFFTGGPSYHKVDTSVMLDQLNKGGIEKAVFQDKEQTLRLDLADQARFGDTDTDKIEAQFPYQVGDEVWNNVLEAKAANRITGPADTEVSQDNVFLTLLVNLLPIAVLVILLLLFMSQMQGGGSRVLNFGKSKAKMITKDTPKTTFADVAGSEEAVEELHEIKDFLQNPAKYQALGAKIPKGVLLFGPPGTGKTLLARAVAGEAGVPFYSISGSDFVEMFVGVGASRVRDLFEQAKANAPAIVFVDEIDAVGRHRGAGMGGGHDEREQTLNQLLVEMDGFDTKGGVILIAATNRPDILDPALLRPGRFDRQIPVDTPDMEGRKAILRVHAKGKPFTPDVDLDAVARRTPGFSGADLANVINEAALLTARQDKRAISNESLEESIDRVVAGPQRRTRVMGDNEKKITAYHEGGHALVAWALPHAAPVHKVTILSRGRSLGHTLVLPTEDKYTQTRAEMIDTLAYALGGRAAEELVFHEPTTGAGNDIEKATALARAMITQYGMSSKLGAIKYGTSGDEPFLGRNMGHERDYSDAVAAEIDGEMRALIELAHDEAWEILVEYRDVLDNIVLELMEKETISQTDMARICARVVKRPPMAPYNNFGKRQPSTEPPVLTPGEKNTLKKQAEADGAQAATTVGGPAANSDGTH